One Lachnospiraceae bacterium C1.1 genomic region harbors:
- a CDS encoding XRE family transcriptional regulator translates to MKDVGELLTRFRKKSGLTQLKLAQELEKNGVKIGYRSVSSWEKNVCEPTVTVFLNICKILNISDVMEAYFGENTSNPFNNLNEAGRKKAMEYIALLEGYNNGEYLKEKTVEERIEDNDHSRVVEFPSQEIAFIRVYDNRVSAGLGNFLESDSYDELNRKDHNVPADADFGVRITGDSMQPRYINGQIVWVHQQETLEEGQIGIFELNGDCYCKQLHYDNQQAQLISINKEYAPIIVKEGDSFRTFGRVLS, encoded by the coding sequence ATGAAAGATGTTGGAGAGCTATTAACTCGCTTTCGTAAGAAGTCGGGTCTTACGCAGCTTAAACTTGCTCAGGAATTAGAGAAAAACGGAGTAAAGATAGGATACCGTTCTGTATCCAGTTGGGAAAAGAATGTCTGTGAGCCAACAGTCACAGTATTTTTGAATATATGCAAAATCTTGAATATCTCTGATGTAATGGAAGCCTACTTTGGAGAGAATACCAGCAATCCATTCAATAACCTAAATGAGGCTGGACGAAAAAAAGCTATGGAATATATAGCACTTCTCGAAGGATATAATAACGGCGAATACCTGAAAGAAAAAACTGTTGAAGAAAGAATAGAAGATAATGATCACTCACGAGTAGTAGAGTTTCCGTCACAGGAGATCGCTTTTATACGCGTTTATGATAATCGTGTATCCGCAGGTCTTGGAAATTTCCTCGAAAGTGATTCTTATGATGAATTGAACCGCAAAGACCACAATGTTCCGGCAGATGCCGATTTCGGTGTACGTATTACCGGCGACAGTATGCAGCCAAGATATATCAACGGTCAGATTGTATGGGTTCATCAGCAGGAAACACTTGAAGAAGGTCAGATAGGTATTTTTGAGTTGAACGGCGATTGCTACTGTAAGCAGCTTCACTATGATAATCAGCAGGCTCAACTCATATCCATAAATAAAGAATACGCTCCAATAATAGTCAAGGAAGGCGATTCTTTCCGGACTTTCGGACGCGTACTCAGCTAA
- a CDS encoding helix-turn-helix transcriptional regulator: protein MSVINHLREIRMGKGLTQKEVADALSISKDSLSRYETGKQDPRLDVAIRLSKYLEVSMEILYDVAAD from the coding sequence ATGTCAGTCATAAATCATCTTCGAGAAATACGCATGGGTAAAGGACTCACCCAAAAAGAAGTAGCTGATGCACTCTCTATCAGCAAAGATTCACTCTCCCGGTACGAAACCGGAAAGCAGGATCCACGCCTTGATGTTGCAATCAGGCTCAGTAAATATTTGGAAGTTTCGATGGAAATACTATATGACGTTGCTGCTGATTAA
- a CDS encoding SEC-C metal-binding domain-containing protein gives MNPLKYIRILDGEPCPCGSGMKHKDCCKNKVMSISQTSKKPPEVQVMEMMRKSMKRCCMHPDQAQCKGKIKEAHALQNNKIISLLAGNERHVYMMNSKKQPLIIPMKKGDPAVIVEMSRTSANDATTETCFCDLHDNTVFAAIEKGEPD, from the coding sequence ATGAATCCATTAAAATATATAAGAATTTTAGACGGTGAACCTTGTCCATGCGGTAGCGGTATGAAACATAAAGATTGCTGTAAAAACAAAGTGATGTCAATATCGCAAACATCCAAAAAGCCGCCAGAAGTTCAAGTCATGGAAATGATGCGAAAGTCAATGAAAAGATGCTGTATGCACCCTGACCAAGCCCAATGTAAGGGTAAAATAAAAGAGGCTCACGCATTACAAAACAATAAAATTATTTCGCTTCTTGCTGGAAATGAACGTCATGTATATATGATGAACTCAAAGAAACAGCCTTTAATTATTCCTATGAAAAAGGGTGATCCAGCCGTTATCGTTGAAATGAGTAGAACCAGTGCTAATGACGCAACTACTGAAACTTGTTTTTGTGATTTACATGACAACACTGTATTTGCCGCAATTGAAAAAGGGGAACCAGACTAA
- a CDS encoding type IV secretory system conjugative DNA transfer family protein, whose product MSSQIYMLIAVAAVMFCVIGGLSLLAHYYTLSGIKSRTVGDGQHGTARFSTKREIKNIYKHIPFRPELWRRGQSLPATDEQGIILGSTGAKNKVTALVDTDDVHCMMIGASGVGKTAFFLYPNLEYACASGMSFLTTDTKGDLYRNYGAIARDYYGYRVAVIDLRNPTRSDGNNMLHLVNTYMDQYLADENNLVSKAKAEKYVKIISKTIINASGENYGQNQFFYDAAEGLLSSVILLIAEYLPPTEVDGKKVDCRHIISVFKLVQDLLSPSKVKGKSQFQLLMDKLPSDHKARWFAGAALNSAEQAMASVLSTVLSRLNAFLDSEMEQILCFETAIDAEKFCNEKSALFIVLPEEDLTKYFMVSLMIQQLYREILAVADENGGKLKNRVMFYCDELGTLPAIESLELIFSASRSRRLSMVPIIQSFGQLEKNYGKEGSEIIVDNCQDTIFGGFAPNSQTAEVLSKALGSRTVMSGSVSRGKNDPSQSLQMMERTLMTPDELKSIPKGSFVVMKTGTHPMRTKLRLFLDWGIRFGEPYTVEEKAHRKVVYADKNTLEENIVRKHMACIMVDEDTGEILESTAGTGTLHTPVAESTENAVRRRTVLKT is encoded by the coding sequence ATGTCATCTCAAATCTATATGCTGATTGCCGTAGCCGCCGTGATGTTTTGTGTCATCGGCGGCCTCTCTCTTTTAGCACACTATTATACGCTCAGCGGAATCAAATCCCGCACAGTAGGTGACGGTCAGCATGGTACCGCACGTTTTTCCACCAAGCGGGAAATCAAAAATATCTATAAACACATCCCATTCCGGCCTGAGCTTTGGCGACGGGGACAGTCCCTCCCTGCCACAGATGAGCAGGGAATCATCCTCGGCAGTACAGGAGCCAAGAACAAAGTGACGGCACTTGTGGATACCGATGATGTCCACTGCATGATGATTGGTGCCTCCGGCGTAGGTAAGACGGCATTCTTCTTATACCCCAATCTGGAATATGCCTGCGCCTCGGGTATGAGCTTTTTGACCACCGACACCAAGGGTGATCTTTATCGCAATTATGGTGCCATTGCCCGTGATTATTACGGCTACCGTGTGGCGGTCATCGATCTTCGTAACCCCACCCGCTCAGACGGCAACAATATGCTCCATCTGGTCAACACCTACATGGATCAGTACCTTGCTGATGAAAACAACCTTGTATCAAAGGCAAAAGCGGAAAAGTACGTAAAGATTATCTCCAAAACCATCATCAATGCCAGCGGTGAGAATTATGGACAAAATCAGTTTTTCTATGATGCCGCCGAAGGACTCCTGTCCTCGGTGATTCTGCTGATTGCCGAATATCTGCCCCCCACTGAGGTGGATGGGAAAAAGGTGGACTGCCGTCATATCATCAGTGTGTTCAAACTGGTACAGGATTTATTATCACCCAGCAAAGTAAAAGGAAAAAGCCAATTCCAGCTCCTGATGGATAAACTGCCATCCGACCACAAGGCCCGCTGGTTTGCGGGAGCTGCCCTCAATTCCGCAGAGCAGGCCATGGCATCGGTGCTCTCCACCGTACTATCCCGTTTAAATGCCTTCCTTGACTCCGAGATGGAACAGATACTCTGCTTTGAAACAGCTATTGATGCGGAAAAGTTCTGTAATGAAAAATCCGCACTGTTCATTGTGCTTCCCGAAGAAGATCTAACTAAGTATTTTATGGTATCCCTTATGATCCAGCAGCTTTACCGTGAAATCCTTGCGGTGGCCGATGAAAACGGCGGCAAGCTAAAAAACCGTGTGATGTTTTACTGCGATGAGCTGGGAACGCTTCCGGCTATTGAATCGCTTGAATTAATTTTCAGTGCATCACGTTCACGCCGGCTTTCCATGGTGCCCATCATACAGTCCTTCGGTCAGCTCGAAAAAAACTATGGTAAAGAGGGTTCAGAGATCATCGTAGACAACTGCCAGGACACCATCTTCGGCGGCTTCGCTCCAAACAGTCAGACCGCAGAGGTGCTGAGTAAGGCGCTGGGTAGCCGCACCGTCATGAGCGGCAGCGTAAGCCGGGGGAAAAACGATCCCAGCCAATCCCTGCAGATGATGGAGCGCACCCTCATGACGCCGGATGAATTGAAGTCTATTCCCAAAGGCAGCTTTGTCGTTATGAAAACTGGCACCCATCCTATGAGGACAAAGCTGAGGCTGTTCCTTGATTGGGGCATTCGTTTTGGAGAGCCTTATACAGTGGAGGAAAAAGCACACCGGAAAGTGGTCTATGCCGATAAGAACACACTGGAAGAAAACATCGTCCGCAAGCACATGGCATGCATCATGGTGGATGAAGATACCGGAGAGATTTTAGAGTCGACAGCCGGGACAGGAACCCTTCATACCCCGGTAGCAGAATCCACTGAAAATGCTGTGCGCCGACGCACTGTACTCAAAACCTAA
- a CDS encoding helix-turn-helix domain-containing protein — translation MSYFNHIYTASPDELPHRARTVYIYLCDRAGKSADCWPAVKTIAADLQLSRSTVKRALHDLVKVGLIEKEPRYRENGSNTSNRLILRK, via the coding sequence ATGAGTTACTTCAACCATATCTACACTGCCTCGCCCGATGAGCTTCCCCACCGGGCGAGGACTGTTTATATATATCTGTGTGACCGTGCCGGAAAAAGTGCGGACTGCTGGCCTGCTGTAAAAACCATAGCCGCTGATTTGCAGCTCTCACGCAGCACTGTCAAGCGTGCACTGCATGATCTGGTCAAGGTGGGGCTTATTGAAAAAGAACCTCGCTATCGGGAGAATGGGAGTAATACCAGCAACAGGCTTATTTTAAGAAAATAA
- a CDS encoding TetR/AcrR family transcriptional regulator yields MEKFLNLPVEKQNIIIDAALKNFAVHGYKKTSISDIASSAGISKAMVFHYFGTKKELYVYLVNMCVGSISTEVVEKFDESITDLFDRIAYTSKLKMNLMKKHPYVSSFIQSAYFENDDEVKEELKTIFSKGDGRTIGKKMAFDGADFSKFKDDVDPNLVMNMIDWISEGYMSKMAGVGESDLDELYKVFEECLKLFRRNFYK; encoded by the coding sequence ATGGAAAAATTTTTGAATTTACCTGTAGAAAAACAAAATATAATTATTGATGCCGCATTAAAAAACTTTGCAGTGCATGGATATAAGAAAACATCTATTAGTGATATAGCCAGTAGTGCAGGTATTTCCAAAGCAATGGTATTTCATTATTTTGGCACAAAGAAAGAGCTATACGTATACTTGGTTAATATGTGTGTGGGCAGTATTAGTACCGAGGTTGTAGAGAAATTTGATGAGAGTATTACAGACTTATTTGATCGGATTGCATATACATCTAAGCTTAAAATGAATTTGATGAAAAAACATCCTTATGTCTCTTCGTTTATTCAGAGTGCCTATTTTGAAAATGATGATGAAGTTAAGGAAGAACTAAAAACTATTTTTAGCAAAGGTGACGGCAGAACCATCGGAAAGAAAATGGCTTTTGATGGTGCAGATTTTTCAAAATTCAAAGATGATGTTGATCCAAACCTTGTTATGAACATGATTGACTGGATTTCCGAGGGATATATGAGCAAAATGGCAGGTGTGGGAGAAAGTGATCTTGATGAATTATATAAGGTGTTTGAAGAATGCCTGAAACTTTTTAGAAGAAACTTTTATAAGTGA
- the ppsA gene encoding phosphoenolpyruvate synthase, whose translation MNSYVLSFQEIDRHKLMAVGGKGANLGELSRIEGIRVPEGFCITTEAYKKIINETPELDSLLEQLSLLKAEDRQKISEISGMIRRVIEGIIISKDIEEEVLHYLARYGENNAYAVRSSATAEDLPTASFAGQQDTYLNIKGKDSILKHISMCWASLFTDRAVTYRIRNNFGHSKVYLSVIVQRMVFPQASGIMFTADPVTSNRRVSSIDASLGLGEALVSGLVNADIYKVREGRIVDKKVSTKKLAIYAIEEGGTEEREIETEHQNMQTLTDEQILQLERMGRTIESYFGNPQDIEWCLYENKFYIVQSRPITTLYPVSEVKDDKNHVYISFGHRQMMTEAMKPLGLTIFQEWMKRITGSEMPEMGGRLYMDISNELASPLMSKFYLKSLVTVDVLMQKALYNLMKRKDFVKNLYRGKTSKSGASMWLKWGIDTVKTYRRNDPEILRTLIAQNEAFIHSRELKFANLSGIELFDFILKDFEERKNTLFKGYGAVFSGAYASSWLNKNLQKWLGEKNVADVLAQSISNNVTSEMGLELLDVADVARQYPEVIEYFEQANDDTFFDDLMKLKGGKAVADSIKSYLKKYGMRCSAEIDITRTRWSEKPTILLPMILNNIKAFGPNAHSVKFEQGLQEARQKEQEILSRLEQMPGGKSKAKKTKKMISVLRNFAGYREYNKYSLVSYLWIIKQALLKEADNLVQKGVIREKEDIYYLTFWELWEAVKTNRLDYSLITKRKEEHEVFEKLTPPRVITSEGEVISGEYDTGNIPQGALAGVPVSSGIIEGRARVILRMEDADIEEGDILVTAYTDPSWTPVFTSIKGLVTEVGGMMTHGAVVAREYGLPAVVSVEDATKLIKDGQRIRINGTEGYVELL comes from the coding sequence ATGAATTCATATGTGCTTAGTTTTCAGGAGATCGATAGACATAAGCTCATGGCAGTTGGGGGTAAAGGCGCCAACCTTGGAGAATTATCCAGAATTGAGGGAATACGAGTACCGGAGGGCTTTTGCATTACGACCGAAGCATACAAAAAAATAATCAACGAAACACCGGAATTAGACTCATTGTTGGAGCAATTGTCCCTGCTAAAGGCAGAAGACAGACAGAAAATCAGTGAAATCAGCGGAATGATTCGCAGGGTTATTGAAGGAATCATTATTTCAAAGGACATTGAGGAAGAAGTCCTTCATTATCTCGCAAGGTATGGTGAGAACAATGCTTATGCCGTGCGTTCCAGTGCCACAGCGGAGGATCTTCCTACGGCCTCCTTTGCAGGGCAGCAGGATACTTATTTGAATATCAAAGGAAAAGATTCGATTCTTAAGCATATCAGTATGTGCTGGGCATCACTGTTTACCGATCGTGCAGTTACCTATCGCATCCGCAATAACTTCGGTCACAGTAAGGTCTATTTATCTGTCATTGTTCAGCGGATGGTATTCCCCCAGGCATCAGGGATTATGTTCACAGCAGATCCCGTCACCTCCAACCGGAGGGTGTCATCAATAGATGCCAGTTTAGGGCTTGGTGAGGCGCTGGTCTCCGGCTTGGTCAATGCAGATATCTATAAAGTAAGAGAAGGCAGAATCGTCGATAAAAAGGTTTCTACCAAGAAACTTGCTATCTACGCCATAGAAGAGGGCGGTACGGAAGAAAGAGAGATTGAGACTGAACACCAGAATATGCAGACCCTGACAGACGAACAGATTTTACAGCTGGAGCGCATGGGAAGAACCATTGAGTCCTATTTCGGGAATCCACAGGATATCGAATGGTGCCTTTACGAAAATAAGTTTTATATTGTTCAAAGCCGTCCCATCACCACCTTATATCCTGTATCGGAGGTAAAGGACGATAAGAACCATGTATATATCTCCTTTGGTCATCGACAGATGATGACTGAAGCCATGAAGCCATTAGGACTGACAATTTTCCAGGAATGGATGAAGCGAATAACTGGTTCAGAAATGCCTGAGATGGGCGGAAGGCTTTATATGGATATATCCAATGAGCTTGCTTCACCTTTGATGTCCAAATTTTATTTAAAAAGCCTTGTGACAGTAGATGTTTTGATGCAAAAGGCCTTATACAATTTGATGAAACGAAAGGATTTTGTCAAAAATTTATATCGTGGTAAGACTTCTAAATCTGGAGCTTCCATGTGGCTGAAATGGGGTATTGATACCGTCAAAACCTATCGCCGAAACGACCCAGAAATCCTTAGAACCCTGATTGCCCAAAACGAAGCCTTCATACACAGCAGAGAGTTAAAATTTGCAAATTTATCAGGGATTGAATTGTTTGACTTTATACTCAAAGATTTTGAAGAAAGAAAGAATACACTTTTTAAAGGGTATGGAGCTGTTTTTTCGGGAGCCTACGCCTCATCATGGCTCAATAAGAACTTGCAGAAGTGGTTGGGTGAAAAGAATGTAGCGGATGTTCTCGCTCAATCGATATCAAATAATGTTACATCCGAAATGGGACTTGAACTCCTGGATGTAGCGGATGTCGCAAGGCAGTATCCAGAGGTTATTGAATATTTTGAGCAAGCAAATGACGATACCTTTTTTGACGACTTGATGAAATTGAAAGGCGGAAAAGCTGTAGCTGATTCAATTAAGTCCTACCTTAAAAAATACGGTATGCGCTGTTCTGCAGAAATTGATATAACCAGAACTCGGTGGAGTGAAAAGCCGACAATACTCCTTCCAATGATTCTCAATAATATCAAGGCCTTCGGCCCCAATGCCCACAGCGTGAAATTTGAACAAGGTCTGCAAGAAGCAAGGCAGAAGGAACAGGAGATATTAAGTCGTCTGGAACAAATGCCTGGTGGAAAAAGTAAAGCCAAAAAGACAAAGAAGATGATAAGTGTTTTACGAAATTTTGCTGGTTACAGGGAATACAACAAGTATTCACTTGTCTCTTATTTATGGATCATTAAGCAGGCTTTGTTGAAGGAAGCCGATAATCTGGTGCAGAAAGGTGTTATTCGTGAAAAGGAAGATATCTATTATCTAACATTTTGGGAACTCTGGGAGGCTGTTAAGACAAATCGGTTAGATTATAGCCTTATAACAAAAAGAAAAGAGGAACATGAGGTTTTTGAGAAGCTGACACCTCCCCGTGTCATTACCTCCGAGGGTGAAGTGATATCCGGTGAATACGACACAGGCAATATTCCCCAAGGTGCTTTAGCCGGTGTGCCTGTCTCATCCGGAATCATTGAAGGCCGGGCACGAGTCATTTTAAGAATGGAGGATGCCGACATAGAGGAAGGTGATATTTTGGTCACCGCCTATACGGACCCCAGCTGGACGCCGGTGTTTACATCCATTAAAGGTTTGGTGACGGAAGTGGGCGGCATGATGACTCATGGTGCTGTGGTTGCCAGAGAATACGGTTTGCCTGCAGTAGTAAGTGTGGAAGATGCCACCAAGTTGATTAAAGACGGACAAAGAATACGGATAAACGGGACAGAAGGCTATGTGGAACTTCTGTAG
- a CDS encoding MFS transporter, with amino-acid sequence MMNRKKKPLNTNFIFLMLGRMVSDTGAGIQAMIIPLYIIDTGGSAATVGLFSFLSLIPIILIYPFAGVAGDRLNRKSIMVGTDLANGLIILGLAFAAYSGRMGLALLFAVQVLTSILYGFFDPATKGMLPQVVPKEELTKANSTVASLRIFSSLLSPVIGAAVYASQGIAVLFLINGISFLLSAGSEMLIRYKHIKRDVVVGVSGLSRDLSEGVKFVLDNKVIGKLCVFSLMLLALIQPIFSVVLPLFFRTRLEYSDPQYGYLQVAIVFGALLGSILVGTLFNKGKEVTKSLLTGCSLLMGTMLVFTVLLFPQTVSALGNGTMIYFALFAGILSLLSVAIIFINVPTQTIIQKETPNEYLSRVFSIVGMISKGGMPFGALIYGIILTGVEVHWMILLATLLTILISLRFIVSFVRVYSQE; translated from the coding sequence ATGATGAATAGAAAAAAGAAACCTCTAAATACAAATTTTATATTCTTAATGCTGGGGAGAATGGTGTCCGATACCGGAGCAGGAATACAGGCGATGATTATACCTCTGTATATCATCGACACCGGTGGCTCGGCGGCGACAGTAGGCCTATTTTCCTTCCTGTCTCTGATACCGATTATATTGATTTATCCCTTTGCCGGTGTTGCCGGAGACAGGCTGAACAGAAAGAGCATTATGGTGGGAACAGACTTAGCCAATGGTTTGATAATACTGGGTTTGGCTTTTGCTGCCTATTCGGGGAGAATGGGTTTGGCTTTACTGTTTGCTGTGCAGGTTCTGACATCCATATTATACGGTTTTTTTGATCCGGCCACCAAAGGCATGTTGCCACAAGTAGTGCCGAAGGAAGAATTGACAAAGGCTAACTCAACTGTCGCATCACTTAGGATTTTTTCCAGTTTACTAAGTCCTGTGATTGGTGCTGCTGTCTATGCAAGCCAAGGCATTGCGGTGCTATTTTTAATCAATGGGATTTCATTTTTATTATCAGCCGGCAGTGAAATGCTGATAAGGTACAAACATATAAAAAGGGATGTAGTCGTTGGTGTGTCAGGGTTATCAAGGGATTTGTCCGAGGGTGTCAAGTTCGTTTTGGATAATAAAGTAATCGGTAAATTATGTGTTTTTTCCCTGATGCTATTGGCTTTAATTCAACCGATATTTTCTGTTGTGTTGCCTCTGTTTTTCAGAACCCGTCTGGAATATTCAGACCCTCAATACGGTTACCTTCAGGTAGCCATTGTATTTGGAGCACTGCTGGGCAGTATTTTAGTGGGTACGCTGTTTAACAAAGGGAAAGAAGTAACCAAATCGTTGCTTACTGGCTGCAGCCTTCTCATGGGTACAATGTTGGTGTTTACAGTTTTGTTATTTCCACAGACTGTATCGGCACTGGGTAATGGTACAATGATATATTTTGCCTTGTTTGCAGGAATTCTCAGTCTGTTGAGCGTTGCGATTATCTTTATAAACGTTCCAACACAGACTATTATTCAAAAGGAAACTCCTAACGAATACCTATCCCGTGTGTTCTCAATCGTTGGAATGATCAGCAAGGGCGGCATGCCCTTTGGCGCGTTAATATATGGAATTATTCTTACCGGAGTTGAAGTTCATTGGATGATACTGTTAGCTACATTATTGACAATTTTAATTTCACTTAGATTTATTGTCTCCTTCGTAAGAGTTTATAGTCAAGAATAA
- a CDS encoding DUF2188 domain-containing protein produces MGKNQYVVKHGENWAVRGANNNKVTKITSTQKEAIKIARDIAINQNSEMRVQGKDGRFHKCNSYGNDPYPPKDKNL; encoded by the coding sequence ATGGGTAAAAATCAGTATGTTGTTAAGCACGGTGAGAATTGGGCAGTGAGGGGAGCAAATAATAACAAAGTCACCAAAATTACATCTACTCAAAAGGAAGCAATTAAAATAGCTAGAGATATTGCTATTAATCAAAATTCGGAAATGCGGGTTCAAGGAAAAGATGGAAGATTTCATAAATGCAATAGTTATGGAAATGATCCTTACCCGCCGAAGGATAAGAATTTATAA
- a CDS encoding XRE family transcriptional regulator, whose amino-acid sequence MDKKKFIGMRLKDALQFRERKMSDLSEETGISKQSLSLYANNGNTPPFENVIKIANALQFPTDYFMTEAGCSVATSNTYFRSQASAKKKSRNSQKIKLEYVAKIYEVLLHYVNFPELNLPILEDFRLTDDICLSDSEETFLEIERLADEVRKKWNLGNGPIENLQYVLESNGIIVTGFKDVTSNIDAFSQQIDVEGKKIYIIALAIGSKPIERLRFDMAHELGHILMHSWGEENEDVSKDEFNAREKQANFFASALLLPKETFSRTIAAYPTNVDYYISLKKKWRVSMQAMMYRTWQMGIITSSQFQYMMRTISKNGWRTNEPGDVPGNLRDTIFQGAIDLLFDGGYLTVDELLKEFYSYGIIFLQNDLENLMCLRSGTLDNKQKIIPFISVKKE is encoded by the coding sequence ATGGATAAAAAAAAGTTTATTGGTATGCGTCTTAAAGATGCTTTGCAATTTAGAGAGAGGAAAATGTCAGATCTTTCTGAAGAAACCGGTATTAGTAAACAGTCCTTATCTTTATATGCAAACAATGGAAATACTCCGCCGTTTGAAAATGTGATAAAGATAGCGAATGCTTTACAGTTTCCAACAGACTATTTTATGACGGAAGCTGGTTGTTCTGTTGCTACGAGTAATACATATTTTCGTTCTCAGGCTTCTGCTAAAAAGAAATCTCGTAACTCTCAAAAAATTAAGCTTGAATACGTTGCGAAGATATATGAAGTACTTTTACATTATGTTAATTTTCCAGAACTTAATCTTCCCATACTGGAAGATTTTAGACTTACAGATGACATTTGTTTGTCGGATTCGGAAGAAACTTTTTTAGAAATTGAACGTCTTGCTGATGAAGTCCGAAAAAAATGGAATCTTGGTAATGGTCCTATTGAAAATTTACAATATGTTCTTGAATCTAATGGAATTATAGTAACTGGATTTAAGGATGTTACTTCAAACATTGATGCATTTAGTCAGCAGATAGATGTTGAAGGTAAAAAAATATATATCATAGCGCTCGCAATCGGTTCAAAACCGATTGAAAGACTTAGATTTGATATGGCACATGAATTAGGTCATATTCTGATGCACTCATGGGGAGAAGAAAATGAAGATGTATCTAAAGATGAATTTAATGCAAGAGAAAAACAAGCAAATTTCTTTGCAAGTGCTTTATTACTACCTAAAGAAACGTTTTCAAGAACAATAGCTGCATATCCTACAAATGTTGATTATTATATTTCATTAAAGAAGAAGTGGCGTGTTTCAATGCAAGCAATGATGTATAGAACATGGCAGATGGGGATTATTACTTCAAGTCAATTTCAGTATATGATGCGTACTATATCAAAAAATGGATGGAGAACAAATGAACCTGGTGATGTCCCTGGAAATCTTCGAGACACGATTTTTCAGGGAGCTATAGATTTGCTTTTTGATGGTGGATATTTGACGGTGGATGAACTTTTGAAAGAATTTTATAGTTATGGAATCATTTTCTTACAGAATGATTTGGAAAATCTTATGTGTTTAAGATCAGGTACCTTAGATAATAAGCAAAAGATTATTCCATTCATTTCTGTAAAGAAGGAATAA
- a CDS encoding DUF5986 family protein, with amino-acid sequence MTNDLITFNTKSIMIKIGKAIEKGACEDIRTYLENNNNAVNNALGFLRGDYIVTNIRNTVRDNSVEIKYFKRSSWTGCIIIDHTDKNTYSVCAKSTLDRIPKNKNRKKPHYVQTLLNTENRYEEAEERQMTLADFGILEETQFTEEDYRKDFWEIMEETLSIEDNYKHWVVTYEVEHNSLVGVSAVLLNKEFAVVKEISIIDMLKPDFGNLTIEEPMDKQIKDAHSLVSIKPGIIGRMASEKEKHIEILPKHKEETKEV; translated from the coding sequence ATGACTAACGATTTGATTACATTTAATACAAAATCAATTATGATCAAGATTGGAAAAGCTATAGAAAAAGGTGCTTGTGAAGATATTAGGACATATCTAGAAAACAATAATAATGCCGTTAATAATGCTCTTGGTTTTTTAAGAGGAGATTATATTGTAACTAATATAAGAAACACTGTTAGGGATAATTCAGTCGAGATAAAATATTTTAAACGGAGCTCTTGGACAGGATGTATTATCATTGATCATACTGATAAAAATACATATTCAGTATGTGCGAAAAGTACATTAGATCGTATACCCAAGAATAAGAACAGAAAAAAACCACATTATGTACAAACTTTGCTCAACACTGAAAATAGATATGAAGAAGCTGAAGAAAGGCAGATGACACTTGCGGATTTCGGAATATTGGAAGAAACCCAATTCACAGAAGAAGATTATAGAAAAGACTTTTGGGAAATCATGGAAGAAACTTTAAGTATAGAAGATAACTATAAGCATTGGGTTGTTACATACGAAGTAGAACATAATAGCTTAGTGGGTGTTTCAGCCGTTCTGCTGAATAAAGAATTTGCTGTTGTAAAAGAAATTTCTATAATTGATATGCTTAAACCCGATTTTGGAAACCTCACTATTGAAGAACCCATGGATAAGCAAATAAAAGATGCACATAGTCTTGTTTCGATAAAACCCGGTATTATCGGGCGTATGGCTAGTGAAAAGGAAAAGCATATTGAAATACTACCGAAACATAAGGAGGAGACAAAGGAAGTATGA